CTGAACACGATCTCAAAACGGCCATAGCTCGGCACGACATTGCGCTGGAACAATTCCAGGACAGATTGCTGCTGGTTCTGCACAATCGGCGGCTGCGGAACGATGTCTTTCATCTCAATGCTTAGGGACAATTACCCTGTGAAGTTGGAAACTTGGGGCCGTAAATCGTAAATCTCAAATCGTAAATTTATAATACCACCTCGGTGCCCACCCCGGCGTCCGTGAAGATCTCCAACAGCACGGCGTGGTTCATGCGGCCATCTACAAACGACACCTTGTCCACGCCTGACTTCACGGCGGCCACGGCACTATCCACTTTCGGGATCATGCCCTTGTCGATGATACCCGCCTTCTTCAGCTCCGCGACTTCTTTGGTCGCAAGATGCGGGATGACCGTGCTCGGGTCTTTGAAATCGCGCATCAAGCCTGGAACATCGCTCATGAACACGAGGCGCTTCGCCTTGAGCGCGATGGCGACCATCGCCGCCGCCACATCTGCATTGCAGTTGTAAATCTTGCCATCCGCGCCCTTCGCCGTCGGGCTGATGATCGGCGTCACGCCGCGATCAATGCATTCCAGCAACGGTTCCACGTTCACTTTGATGACTTCGCCCACGTAACCAATGTCGATCTTCTGGCCATCTGGCCCATCAAGCAGCAGCTTCTTGCAGGTGAAAATATCCGTGCCCGCAAAACCTTGTGCGACACCACCCAAGCGGTTAATCGTCCGCACGATCTCCGGATTGATCTCGCGCGAAAGCACCTGATCCACCACCGCGACCGTCGCCTCATCCGTCACGCGCTGCCCCTGGATGAACTCCGCCTTGAGGCCCGCCTTGTCCATCGCGCGCGTGATGGCCTTGCCGCCGCCATGCACTACCACAGGATTAATCTCCACAGCCTCGAGGAACACGATGTCGCGCGCAACCCCGTTGCGCACCGCTTCATCGGGAGAATCCATGAAGCTGCCGCCGTACTTCACGACAAACGTCGTGCCGCTGAATTTCTGGATGTAAGGCAACGCTTCCAGCAACGTCGCCGCTTTAGAGATCAAATCCTGCACGGCGGAATAAAAGGAACTCAGGGCAAACTTGGCAATAAAGATTGTGACCTACTTGACGGGTGTCTTTTGAAGCCCGTGCTGCCGGATTCCAGCCGGCAGTAAGTTGCCGTCCATACGCAACGGGTTAATGAGAAATCAAACCCACTCCTTAGCATCGCGAAGCGATGCCAGAAAGTAGCCGGAGTTTGAGCGACCATCAGGAGCGACACCTCCGGACAAAAGCGTGATAACGAGAGCACTCTGAAGGAGTGCCAGAATGTCCTTGCCCTACCATCACCTAAGCGAGAGCTTTAATGCATGGCTAGCATTGAAGCTCCCATCTGGCAGACCCTTGAGGACTATCTCGCTGAGGAAACTAATCGTCCCATCCGTCGAGAGTATTGGGGCGGAGCCATATTTCAGACCGATCAAGAGGATAGCCAGCACAGCACCATTGTTCAGAATTTATTTTCTGCACTACAACAACCGGTCAAAAGAAAATCTCTGAATATTTTCGCCAGTGACATGAAACTCCAAGTCCATGTCGGCGAAAGCAAACTGATCTATTATCCGGATATCTTGATCACCAACGAGCAATTCGACTCTGATCCAAGTTACCGCTGCCAGCCGCAAGTGATCATCGAAGTATCGTCACCTAAAACAGAGCTTACCGACAGGCGGTCGAAATTCTTATTTCTTCGGCAAATCGAATCGCTTCAGGAATACATCCTTGTCCAGCAAAGCAAATCGCAGATCACCGTCTTCCGCCGGGAAAACCATTGGCAACCGGAATCACTCCAATCGCCCACGGATAACCTGCTAATCCCTTCGTTGGCTTTCAACTTGCCGCTCGCTTCGGTTTACGAACGGGCAACGAGCTAACCGCTCAGCCCCCCAACGTCGTCGGGTCCGTCACATCGCCCTTGTTGAAATCCACATAATGCTCCGTCAGGTCGGCGGCATACATGAACGTCCCGGCTTTGCCGAGGTTCAGGTTGATGTGCAGCTCGAATTCCTTCGGTGATGCGGCGATGCACAAATCCTTGAAGGTCGCCTTCGTTGGTTGTCCGCGCTTGAGGCTCCAGAGAACCTTTTTTGCTCCTGGTGCGCTGTAGCCGATGTCCACCTTCTCCTCCACGATCTTCGCCGCGCTGTAACCGAGCGCGTCGATGATCCGGCCCCAGTTCGGATCGCCACCGTGCCAGCTCGTTTTCACAAGCGCACTGTTCGCCACCGCGCGGGCAGCGGCATCCGCGTCTTGGATATTCTTTGCGCCGCTCACCCGCACCGTCACCACGCGATGCACACCTTCGCCATCGCGCACGATCATCTTGGCGAGTTCGAGGCAGACGTGATTAAGCGCCGCTTGGAACGCCTGGAAATCTTCGCTCTTCGTGCCCTTGATCTGCTTGTTCTCCGCCAAGCCGTTCGCGAGAACGAGCACCGTGTCGTTCGTGCTCATATCGCCATCCACGGTGATGCGGTTAAAGCTGCTCGCCGTGGCTTCTTCCAAAGCGACTTGCAAGGTCTTTGCCTCAATCGCCGCATCCGTCGTGATGAAGCAGAGCATCGTGGCGTGCAGACCTGCGGGCACACCTTTCGGCAAGGCCGCCGGACGCGCACCCGTCGCGCTCATGCCGGGTTGGATCATGCCCGCGCCCTTGCACATGCCGCCCATGCGCACCTTCTTGCCGCCGAGCTTGAATTCGATCGCGACCTGCTTCGGCTTCGTGTCACTCGTCATGATGGCTTCAGCAGATTCCGCCGCGTGCTGGACATCGCTACCGAGCAATTGTAGAGCATCATGGATGCCCGTGCGCACATTCTCCATCGGCAT
This genomic window from Verrucomicrobiia bacterium contains:
- the argJ gene encoding bifunctional glutamate N-acetyltransferase/amino-acid acetyltransferase ArgJ yields the protein MKKSFKQVEGAIVAPQGFLTSGVFCDIKRLGTGKGSNKGQKRDLTVIVSEVPCTVAGMFTTNQICAAPVKVCVPRVKKGVAQAVVVNSGNANACTGRQGMKDALDMTKLVAGQLHLPEEHVLVGSTGRIGVTMPMENVRTGIHDALQLLGSDVQHAAESAEAIMTSDTKPKQVAIEFKLGGKKVRMGGMCKGAGMIQPGMSATGARPAALPKGVPAGLHATMLCFITTDAAIEAKTLQVALEEATASSFNRITVDGDMSTNDTVLVLANGLAENKQIKGTKSEDFQAFQAALNHVCLELAKMIVRDGEGVHRVVTVRVSGAKNIQDADAAARAVANSALVKTSWHGGDPNWGRIIDALGYSAAKIVEEKVDIGYSAPGAKKVLWSLKRGQPTKATFKDLCIAASPKEFELHINLNLGKAGTFMYAADLTEHYVDFNKGDVTDPTTLGG
- the argB gene encoding acetylglutamate kinase, encoding MQDLISKAATLLEALPYIQKFSGTTFVVKYGGSFMDSPDEAVRNGVARDIVFLEAVEINPVVVHGGGKAITRAMDKAGLKAEFIQGQRVTDEATVAVVDQVLSREINPEIVRTINRLGGVAQGFAGTDIFTCKKLLLDGPDGQKIDIGYVGEVIKVNVEPLLECIDRGVTPIISPTAKGADGKIYNCNADVAAAMVAIALKAKRLVFMSDVPGLMRDFKDPSTVIPHLATKEVAELKKAGIIDKGMIPKVDSAVAAVKSGVDKVSFVDGRMNHAVLLEIFTDAGVGTEVVL
- a CDS encoding Uma2 family endonuclease, whose product is MASIEAPIWQTLEDYLAEETNRPIRREYWGGAIFQTDQEDSQHSTIVQNLFSALQQPVKRKSLNIFASDMKLQVHVGESKLIYYPDILITNEQFDSDPSYRCQPQVIIEVSSPKTELTDRRSKFLFLRQIESLQEYILVQQSKSQITVFRRENHWQPESLQSPTDNLLIPSLAFNLPLASVYERATS